AAATACACCGATTTAACCGTCGAAGCAGGTATCAGAGTCTATCAACTTAATGATCTATTGGCCAAGAAGCACTTGGCTATTCAGAACTTGGGTTCCATTAGTGAGCAGTCCATTGCCGGTATCATTTCTACGGGTACCCACGGCTCTTCGCCTTATCATGGACTCGTTTCGCAACAGATTGTTGATATTACGCTTGTTGATGGAATGGGTAAGCTTGTCAAATGTTCCCCCAGCGAAAATCCGACGTTGTTTCGAGCAGCAATGCTTTCGTTAGGTAAAATAGGTCTAATTGTTTACGTTACCATCAGAACTGTGCCCAGATACCAGATCAAATCACGCCAAGAAGTGATTACTTTCGATACTCTACTTGATCAGTTTGAAAAAATCTGGACTAGCGATGAATTTGTCCGTGTTTGGTGGTTTCCTTACACAGAGAGATGTATTTTGTGGCGAGCATCGAAGACCACGGAGCCAATTTCCAAACCTAGACCTTCATGGTATGGCTCGACAACTGGTCGACTATTCTATCAGACACTCCTATGGATCTCTGTTCACTTGTTCCCTCGGTTAACACCATACGTTGAGAGATTCGTCTTTTCTAGACAGTACGGTACTTCAGAAACCTACGGGCACGGAGATATAGCCGTCCAGGAATCGGTAGAAGGCTTAAATATGGACTGCTTATTCTCTCAGTATGTGAACGAATGGGCAGCACCACTTACAAATGGACCAGAAATCATCCGGTCTCTTAGAAAATCGATTGAAGAGGGAAGGAAGACGGGGGACTTCTTTGTTCATTCTCCGGTCGAAGTCAGATGTTCCAATACTACATGTTCCAACTCGGTGGAACCCCAGAACTTGAGCCATAGAACAACTACTTCTGCCGGTCCTATCTATGGTAATCAACTCAGACCACTTCTTGACAACACACCCAAATTGAAGTGGTGTCCTCAAGACAAGATAACTAACAGCCAACTCACCTTATATATCAACGCCACCATGTATAGACCATTCAACACGAAATCACCTATAAGAAGGTGGTTTACAGTGTTTGAGGAAACTTTGGAAGCTGCTGGAGGTAAACCTCACTGGGCAAAGAACTTTATTGGTTCTTCTGAGGCAGAAGAGGCCGCTAAGAGAGACGCCAAGCTCAACGGATCCAATATACAGGATTCTCAAATGGTTGGATTCAAAACCAAGATGAATAAGTGGTACGGCAATGATCTTGAGACGTACCAGAGAATTAGAAGGGAGGTTGATCCAGATGGTGTGTTTCTAAGTGGAATCCCTTGGGCCAGAAGAAATGGTATAGtggacgaagaagaaatagagaGGGTCGAAAAGTGGAGGGCTGACAAGAGTGACAAAGACGAGGtcgatgacgacgatgaagatgacgatggaGAAACTCAGGATTAGTTTACGTTATTACTTACTTCTGTTTAATATCCACTTTATTATTGTATTTATATTGCCAATCACGTGATGCGTCCATCCTTTgtaatttttcttttagcgcgtctttttttttcccctTTGTTTTAGTTTTTTGCGTCCCTTAAAACTCTTGTTTCACCTTCTCTGTGTTGATTGTTTGGAGTTTTGATTTCAGTGGGGAGAGTGCAAAAAAAGGAATTGTTTACAATGTTTAAGGAGCTGGCTTCATTATCACCTTTTTCAGCTCTTGACAAAGACACCAAGCACAAAAATAGCACTGGAGGGGCACGTCAAAAACAGTCAACATTGACTCAGTTTCTGGGGCATTCGAGGCCAAAAATGAAAACAAGCATCAATTTGGGGAGGCCGCTGACTCTGTCGCAGCCATTTATTGCCTTATCGAAGCGTCAAAACTCGAAACTAGatgatccaaagagatctAGGTCTCTAATTGATCTGGagaacaaagaaaatggtgaaccggatgatgatgctatTATAATCATCAAGCAAAGGCGGTTGAATCCTCCAGCGATCAATAAAAAAATCAATTTCAGTGATTCAATTCACTCTAGAGGTAATTCTAAGACCATAAATGACAAGGAGTTCAACTTTAAACACTCAAAACCTTTGGTTAAGCATCTCACATTCTCTTCGAAGGGATTCAACGTTGAAGCAGGAGTTCAGCTTTCGAACACCAACGCAAAATCCGGATCTCCATACGTTTAtgaacatcatcatcatcatcataacTATCATAACAGTACAAAGAGCATCACTACAAAGGTTTCTATTCCGTCATCTAAGCGTAGAGCGCTTCCTTGGATGTCCAGTGGTTCATTATCTGCATCCAGTAATCCTCGTCTTCGGGATCATTCCTCTCAAGAGGGATCCAATGGTTCCGGCAGTCACTCCGGTGGTCTTTCTGACGAGCAAGATGAGGTTCTAGAGGCCGTGATGTACAATCATAAGAACGTTTTCTTTACGGGTTCCGCCGGTACCGGTAAATCTTTCCTTCTGAGGACTATAATTCAACGATTACGAGCTAGATATGGAAATTCTGCCGTTGCAGTGACGGCTTCCACTGGTTTGGCAGCTACAAACATTGATGGTACCACAATCAACCGATTTGCAGGCATTGGATTGGGATTGGAATCGCCAGTCAAACTTGTAGGCAAAATTAGACGATCTAGAATGTCCTCTGATCGTTGGAAGATCACCAAGttccttgttcttgatgaggTGTCGATGATTGATGCCACACTCTTTGGTAAATTGAACGAGGTTGCCAAAATGGTAAGAGGAATAGAGAAGCCGTTCGGTGGCATCCAACTAATAATAACAGGAGACTTTTTCCAGCTTCCACCAGTTTCCAAGAAGGGTACAGCCGaattctgcttcaacaGTGATGCATGGAAAGAATGCATGGATGAAACATATCTTTTAACGAAGATTTTCCGTCAAAGTGGCGATAATGAGTTGATTGAGATGCTCAATTCGTTGAGATTAGGTCGTCTGACACCATATGTGAAGCAGAAATTCAAGGCATTGGAAAGACCTCTTCAATACAAAGATGGAATTTTACCTACAGAACTATATCCTACTAGAAACGAAGTGGAAAGGGCTAATGGAAACAGACTCAAATCGTTACCGGGGGAAGAGATGACATTCTATGCAAGAGATTCATTTGGCCCTGAATTTGCTAGAAATTCAGGCCAACCGCCATCATTTTTAGTGAATCTGTTGAACGGACTCATGTGCGCTAAGGTTCTTCGACTCAAACTAGGAGCCCAGGTGATGAATATTAAGAACGACATGGAAGATGAGAGCATAGTGAATGGTACTATAGGAAAGATTGTTTGTTTCACTACACA
This region of Brettanomyces nanus chromosome 2, complete sequence genomic DNA includes:
- a CDS encoding uncharacterized protein (BUSCO:EOG09341TS1), with protein sequence MSELPEDIQKVVMPNRWHRTWAHTFQCLPQFYLQPDNIDQIVSIVNHARKSRKSIMTVGSGHSPSDITMTRDYLVNLDNFNEIISENRSADGKYTDLTVEAGIRVYQLNDLLAKKHLAIQNLGSISEQSIAGIISTGTHGSSPYHGLVSQQIVDITLVDGMGKLVKCSPSENPTLFRAAMLSLGKIGLIVYVTIRTVPRYQIKSRQEVITFDTLLDQFEKIWTSDEFVRVWWFPYTERCILWRASKTTEPISKPRPSWYGSTTGRLFYQTLLWISVHLFPRLTPYVERFVFSRQYGTSETYGHGDIAVQESVEGLNMDCLFSQYVNEWAAPLTNGPEIIRSLRKSIEEGRKTGDFFVHSPVEVRCSNTTCSNSVEPQNLSHRTTTSAGPIYGNQLRPLLDNTPKLKWCPQDKITNSQLTLYINATMYRPFNTKSPIRRWFTVFEETLEAAGGKPHWAKNFIGSSEAEEAAKRDAKLNGSNIQDSQMVGFKTKMNKWYGNDLETYQRIRREVDPDGVFLSGIPWARRNGIVDEEEIERVEKWRADKSDKDEVDDDDEDDDGETQD